One genomic segment of Pristiophorus japonicus isolate sPriJap1 unplaced genomic scaffold, sPriJap1.hap1 HAP1_SCAFFOLD_82, whole genome shotgun sequence includes these proteins:
- the LOC139257299 gene encoding zinc finger protein 239-like translates to MTHRTVHIREVRRLSRRKTGRICKRVVCVGEASTDRPTMESHKDTRTMESHKDIRTMEKPWKCGDCGKGFRSPSELEIHRRSHTGERLFTCLVCGKGFTQSSDLLTHQRVHN, encoded by the exons ATGACCCATAGAACGGTGCACAtccgagaggtccgccgactttccAGAAGGAAAA cggggagaatctgtaaacgtgttgtgtgtgtgggcgaggcttcaactgatcgtccaaccatggagagtcacaaggatacccgcaccatggagagtcacaaggatatccgcaccatggagaaaccgtggaaatgtggggactgtgggaagggattcagatcgccatcagaactggaaattcatcgacgcagtcacactggggagaggctgttcacctgcctcgtgtgtgggaagggattcactcagtcatccgacctgttgacacaccagcgagttcacaactga